In Deinococcus misasensis DSM 22328, one DNA window encodes the following:
- a CDS encoding phosphoadenosine phosphosulfate reductase family protein codes for MTESLRHVLLVSGGKDSTALAIHMKEHHPEIEMEYLFCDTHKELPETYEYLSRLEAFLGKPITRLLEDEHERGFDYWLDMYRGYLPSPNMRWCTRQLKIEPFEKYIGTDPVKLYIAIRADEHRDGHITSKPNVTPVYPFKEAGITREDVFRLLEESSVGIPKYYEWRSRSGCTFCFFQRSIEWVGLLERHPDRFEEAMRYEKPEEGYTWREGESLAELARPERVLQIKQEEEKRRKRAAARRRPKTLAEAFTGEMDSEEEVGCSICHL; via the coding sequence ATGACTGAATCCCTCAGGCACGTGCTTTTGGTCTCAGGCGGCAAAGACAGCACCGCTCTGGCCATTCACATGAAAGAACACCACCCAGAGATCGAGATGGAGTACCTGTTTTGCGACACCCACAAGGAACTCCCCGAGACCTACGAATACCTGTCCCGTCTGGAAGCCTTTCTGGGCAAACCCATCACCCGACTCTTGGAAGATGAGCATGAACGGGGTTTCGATTACTGGCTGGACATGTACCGGGGCTACTTGCCTTCTCCCAACATGCGCTGGTGCACCCGGCAACTGAAAATTGAACCTTTTGAAAAATACATCGGCACGGACCCGGTGAAACTCTACATCGCCATCCGGGCCGACGAGCACCGGGACGGGCACATCACCTCCAAACCCAACGTCACCCCGGTTTATCCCTTCAAGGAAGCCGGAATCACCCGAGAGGATGTTTTCCGCCTCCTTGAAGAGAGCAGTGTCGGCATCCCGAAATACTACGAGTGGCGTTCACGCTCGGGGTGCACCTTCTGTTTTTTCCAGCGCAGCATCGAATGGGTGGGTTTGCTGGAACGTCACCCGGACCGCTTCGAGGAGGCCATGCGCTACGAGAAACCCGAGGAGGGGTACACCTGGCGCGAGGGGGAGAGCCTTGCAGAACTGGCCCGTCCAGAGCGGGTTTTGCAAATCAAGCAAGAAGAAGAGAAACGCCGCAAAAGGGCCGCTGCCCGCCGCAGACCCAAAACCCTTGCGGAAGCTTTCACCGGAGAGATGGACAGCGAAGAAGAGGTCGGCTGTTCCATCTGTCACCTGTGA
- a CDS encoding DNA translocase FtsK: MNTITRALVKAIEHQVVSAQSKSRGFIKIEGFDDSTYLELLQALSNMGFVLGGKPIQVRTTSPLPGFEGQSVEENRSATWYRNHVQPDEVLLLVMNVPTSDAQSLKNIFTIDEAALTSGKTDGGLRQLFGAAFTDHQLSPEDMTVLTSFLTRLESLRKPQLRDLSSFLTGVHQALLENRGMTLQKAIARSLPFLGLFRCESQHEVIGTAKQDRLLKSILQVASLGSEHIEPSKQRSHLELIEQNQFHFEDESASGGLNPEQKATTLRRFLAEPLHGPELLSALQLDWDEVQFALSKRAKINKKDVRQNLASDIELALKERDVRLENQSDALRNLLQDLQEGKAPQVEDIEQVLDDLADVLDKKILQALRKERGSRKREGKDFPIEVTRCAMDLLDPTDRSDEQNPVLKIAFKPEKGKKEPSARALQTFRALYGHIAEAFPMIEWDLKKLWEITPEWNEEMDPKDPEPPRSELLFKVEARGQTMDLVWVYEPEDVNATIHQQLLHTIEHQQMCIPTYGIPGTTGGQGIDLEQPLRSLGNYASSAKSIDVPFVQEVLGRQYGLHNAGALDLQEAMLHLLDQWKAFVGLTLQNGLQRVNVYRLLEAYETLLGLCHLHLSRHTLASRLAFPLINRAWMVQIEDRSGQWVMPFLHPLKLHWWIERNHQLHALIWKLLDPQKAVEAVDFKAMREDLDRLYASASLPAVLAHQQEGSVHSEYLVSMQEHMGYSLYAPLQGLQGSRRTDTRADAQMATRSLIKVIEDYLETYPFVRDGVEVYLLQCSNAALPGVLADELLKLSAKRGWNLKFNLTVHTLDNGVALHQQVNEWTVQHEEQTLPLAGSYFPAVNLRVVQGPLLEVLQGLKETDLAILADVLSEKGQRVEDTSDDPTELLPLSGYVPQFASQPLPVNRQELDRVVDLTSRWKTGLLLDFYRMQALVHHRGRKIQGEGLDFQLRITLENWDRELRQLHEHFNWVVCYDTTVDRYLLEQNFPEAVQVIRYSLGLGPLKQHKMTVSSSRQVREVVVRRLGSNLGHQLLPGFQAHILTQLAAAMVDHARDVSGDIVLRAAGPGAYLNEIIGLVTARFRIEQELSGLPEQVQMQTWLYLDDFRHWFRDKMPDLLHVRLHHTATGQVKLCMRVVETKCVSTDHFDREARDAEVQVTRGTERILQIFKPHKVHLDHAYWYNQLYQALAGNMEITGRELSLWEAFREALRAGRFELEVQGQTWIFCHNGQGNLKLAESKTLKQDFEPLLASQLGVKFTARHYSRTALREALREMASTRHIEIADDLWEQLEKAPEPEQSPPEPVWASEHENLPILMTHEAVSVSSVPFKATESAVMVMPPPESLPMTLDEAQEPANPAQERLQVWLEEQARKLQRLLRDYNLGVFPVNPKEADVGAAIVRFKVRLRPGEDLAKLQKQAVNLQREMALPSVPFIDNVPSTHFIGIDIPRAEKETIPFLPHLENLSAGGPGTLPVVLGQKPDGTMVTADLATFPHLLVAGVTGSGKSVFLRNLLVCLTAKHTPEQLQLMIVDPKRTDFAMFGGLPHLMNGNRVLLDAREAQERLLALIHEEMPRRQDIIGQARVFNIQEYNRRFPEQALPMVVAVIDEYAQLLTVIPDKERKAFEQDLMSLAQVGRALGLHLILATQRPSTDVVTGVLKANLPTRVALKVTTSIDSRVILDQPGAENLVGHGDMLYLEASGKVTRLQAPLMSSEELEAFLNRMRGEA, encoded by the coding sequence ATGAACACCATCACCCGTGCGCTGGTCAAAGCCATTGAACATCAGGTGGTTTCCGCACAGAGCAAATCCCGCGGGTTCATCAAAATCGAGGGGTTTGATGACAGCACCTATCTGGAACTGCTGCAAGCCCTCTCAAACATGGGTTTTGTGCTGGGAGGGAAACCCATTCAGGTCCGGACCACCAGCCCACTGCCCGGTTTTGAAGGGCAGTCCGTGGAGGAAAACCGCTCAGCAACGTGGTACCGCAACCATGTGCAGCCCGATGAGGTGCTGTTGCTGGTGATGAACGTGCCCACGTCAGACGCCCAGAGCCTCAAAAACATCTTCACCATCGATGAGGCGGCCCTGACCTCGGGGAAAACCGATGGAGGTCTCAGGCAACTTTTTGGGGCGGCTTTCACGGACCACCAGCTCAGCCCCGAGGACATGACGGTGCTGACTTCCTTCCTGACGCGTCTGGAATCCCTGCGTAAACCGCAGTTGCGGGACCTGTCCAGTTTCCTGACCGGGGTGCATCAAGCCCTGCTGGAAAACCGTGGCATGACCTTGCAAAAAGCCATTGCCCGATCCTTGCCTTTTCTGGGCCTTTTCCGCTGTGAGAGCCAGCATGAGGTGATCGGCACAGCCAAGCAGGACCGCCTGCTGAAAAGCATTTTGCAGGTGGCTTCTCTGGGCTCTGAGCACATCGAACCCAGCAAGCAGCGCAGCCATCTGGAACTGATCGAACAAAACCAGTTCCATTTTGAAGACGAGAGCGCCTCTGGTGGCCTCAATCCCGAGCAAAAAGCCACCACCCTCCGGCGTTTTCTGGCCGAGCCCCTTCATGGCCCCGAGTTGCTGTCTGCCTTGCAACTGGACTGGGATGAGGTGCAGTTTGCCCTGTCCAAACGGGCCAAGATCAACAAGAAAGATGTTCGGCAAAACCTCGCTTCAGACATCGAGCTGGCCCTGAAAGAACGGGATGTCCGTCTGGAAAACCAGAGCGACGCCCTCAGAAACCTGTTGCAGGATTTGCAGGAAGGCAAAGCCCCGCAGGTGGAAGACATCGAACAGGTGCTGGATGATCTGGCAGACGTGCTGGACAAAAAAATCTTGCAAGCCCTGCGCAAGGAACGGGGCAGCCGCAAACGGGAAGGCAAAGATTTTCCCATCGAGGTGACCCGTTGCGCCATGGACCTCCTCGACCCCACAGACCGCTCAGACGAACAGAACCCCGTCCTCAAAATTGCCTTCAAGCCAGAGAAAGGCAAAAAAGAACCTTCTGCCCGGGCTTTACAGACTTTCCGTGCCCTGTACGGTCACATTGCAGAGGCCTTCCCCATGATCGAATGGGACCTGAAAAAGCTCTGGGAGATCACCCCGGAGTGGAATGAGGAAATGGACCCCAAAGACCCTGAACCTCCTCGCTCTGAATTGCTGTTCAAAGTGGAGGCCCGAGGCCAGACCATGGATCTGGTGTGGGTGTACGAGCCTGAAGATGTGAACGCCACCATCCACCAGCAGCTTTTGCACACCATTGAGCACCAGCAGATGTGCATTCCGACCTACGGCATTCCCGGCACCACGGGAGGGCAGGGCATCGATCTGGAGCAACCCCTCAGAAGCCTCGGGAATTACGCTTCCAGTGCAAAGTCCATCGATGTGCCTTTTGTGCAGGAGGTGCTGGGTCGGCAGTATGGCCTGCACAATGCAGGGGCTCTGGACCTTCAGGAGGCCATGCTCCACCTGCTCGACCAGTGGAAGGCTTTTGTGGGCCTGACCCTGCAAAACGGGTTGCAACGGGTCAACGTGTACCGCCTGCTGGAGGCTTACGAAACCTTGCTGGGCCTCTGTCACCTACACCTGTCCCGGCACACGCTGGCGTCCCGGCTGGCGTTTCCGCTCATCAACCGGGCATGGATGGTGCAGATCGAAGACCGCAGCGGTCAGTGGGTGATGCCGTTTTTGCATCCCCTCAAACTCCACTGGTGGATTGAGCGCAACCACCAACTGCATGCTCTGATCTGGAAACTGCTGGATCCCCAGAAAGCCGTGGAAGCCGTGGATTTCAAGGCCATGCGGGAAGATCTGGACCGGCTGTATGCTTCGGCCAGTTTGCCTGCGGTTTTGGCACACCAGCAAGAAGGATCGGTCCATTCGGAATATTTGGTGTCCATGCAGGAACACATGGGGTACAGCCTGTATGCGCCGTTGCAGGGACTTCAGGGATCACGCCGAACCGACACCCGAGCAGATGCCCAGATGGCCACCCGTTCCCTGATCAAGGTGATCGAAGATTACCTTGAAACCTACCCTTTCGTACGGGATGGGGTGGAGGTTTACCTTTTGCAGTGCAGCAACGCTGCCCTTCCGGGTGTATTGGCCGATGAACTGCTCAAACTTTCTGCCAAACGGGGATGGAACCTGAAATTCAACCTCACCGTGCACACCCTCGACAATGGGGTGGCCCTGCACCAGCAGGTGAACGAATGGACCGTTCAGCACGAGGAACAGACCCTGCCTCTGGCTGGAAGTTATTTCCCGGCAGTGAACCTGAGGGTGGTGCAGGGACCGCTGCTGGAAGTGCTGCAAGGTCTCAAAGAAACCGATCTGGCGATCCTTGCCGATGTGCTCTCAGAGAAAGGCCAGAGGGTAGAGGACACCAGTGACGATCCGACAGAATTGCTTCCCCTCTCTGGGTATGTTCCCCAGTTTGCCAGCCAACCGTTGCCGGTGAACCGGCAGGAATTGGACCGGGTGGTGGACCTCACCTCCCGATGGAAAACCGGTCTGCTGCTGGATTTTTACCGCATGCAGGCCCTTGTGCACCACCGTGGACGCAAAATTCAGGGGGAGGGCCTCGACTTTCAGTTGCGCATCACCCTTGAAAACTGGGACCGTGAACTGAGGCAACTCCACGAACACTTCAACTGGGTGGTGTGTTACGACACCACCGTGGACCGTTATCTGCTGGAACAGAATTTCCCCGAGGCGGTTCAGGTGATCCGCTACTCTCTGGGGCTCGGTCCATTGAAACAGCACAAAATGACCGTGTCCTCCTCACGGCAGGTTCGGGAAGTGGTGGTGCGCAGACTGGGAAGCAACCTCGGGCACCAGTTGCTGCCCGGTTTTCAAGCACACATCCTCACCCAGCTTGCTGCGGCAATGGTGGACCATGCGCGGGATGTCTCTGGGGACATCGTTTTGCGGGCTGCGGGTCCCGGAGCCTACCTGAACGAGATCATCGGACTGGTGACCGCCCGTTTCCGCATCGAGCAGGAGCTGTCCGGTTTGCCAGAGCAGGTCCAGATGCAGACCTGGCTGTACCTCGATGATTTCCGGCACTGGTTCAGGGACAAGATGCCCGACTTGCTGCATGTGCGCCTTCACCACACAGCCACCGGGCAGGTGAAACTGTGCATGCGGGTGGTGGAAACCAAGTGCGTCAGCACCGACCATTTTGACCGTGAAGCCCGCGACGCCGAAGTGCAGGTCACCCGTGGCACCGAACGCATCTTGCAGATCTTCAAACCCCACAAAGTGCATCTGGACCATGCGTACTGGTACAACCAGCTTTATCAAGCACTGGCTGGAAACATGGAAATCACCGGACGGGAACTTTCTCTCTGGGAAGCTTTTCGCGAAGCCTTGCGGGCTGGACGTTTTGAGCTGGAGGTGCAGGGCCAGACTTGGATTTTCTGCCACAACGGGCAGGGAAACCTGAAACTCGCCGAATCCAAAACCCTCAAACAGGACTTTGAACCGCTGCTTGCCAGCCAACTCGGGGTGAAGTTCACCGCCCGTCACTACAGTCGCACTGCCTTGCGGGAAGCCCTGCGTGAAATGGCCAGCACCCGGCACATCGAGATTGCCGACGACCTCTGGGAACAACTGGAAAAAGCACCAGAACCAGAGCAGTCCCCACCTGAACCCGTGTGGGCATCTGAGCATGAAAACCTGCCCATTCTGATGACACATGAAGCGGTTTCTGTCTCCTCGGTGCCCTTCAAAGCCACCGAAAGCGCGGTGATGGTGATGCCTCCACCAGAATCTTTGCCCATGACCCTTGATGAGGCTCAGGAACCTGCAAATCCTGCACAGGAGCGTTTGCAGGTCTGGCTGGAAGAGCAGGCCCGCAAGCTTCAACGCCTGCTCAGGGACTACAACCTCGGGGTGTTTCCGGTGAACCCGAAAGAAGCCGATGTGGGGGCCGCCATTGTGCGCTTCAAGGTGCGTTTGCGGCCCGGAGAAGACCTCGCCAAATTGCAGAAGCAGGCTGTGAACTTGCAGCGGGAAATGGCCCTGCCTTCGGTGCCGTTCATCGACAATGTGCCTTCCACGCACTTCATCGGGATTGACATTCCCAGAGCAGAAAAAGAAACCATTCCCTTTTTGCCCCACCTGGAAAACCTTTCCGCAGGAGGTCCCGGCACCCTTCCGGTGGTGCTCGGGCAGAAACCCGATGGAACCATGGTCACAGCAGACCTTGCCACCTTTCCGCATTTGCTGGTGGCCGGGGTGACCGGCTCTGGGAAATCGGTGTTTTTGCGAAACCTGCTGGTGTGCCTGACCGCCAAACACACTCCAGAGCAGTTGCAATTGATGATCGTGGACCCCAAACGCACCGATTTTGCAATGTTCGGCGGATTGCCCCACCTGATGAATGGAAACCGGGTGCTGTTGGACGCCAGAGAAGCGCAAGAACGCCTGTTGGCCCTGATTCACGAGGAGATGCCCCGTCGGCAGGACATCATCGGACAGGCACGGGTGTTCAACATTCAAGAGTACAACCGCAGGTTCCCCGAGCAGGCCCTCCCGATGGTGGTTGCCGTGATCGACGAGTACGCCCAACTCCTGACGGTCATTCCCGATAAGGAGCGCAAAGCCTTCGAGCAGGACCTGATGAGCCTTGCACAGGTGGGGCGCGCACTCGGGTTGCACCTGATTCTCGCCACCCAGAGGCCCAGCACGGATGTGGTGACTGGCGTGCTGAAGGCCAACCTGCCCACGCGCGTTGCCCTGAAAGTCACCACCAGCATTGACTCCAGAGTGATTCTGGACCAGCCCGGTGCAGAAAATCTGGTGGGGCACGGAGACATGCTGTATCTGGAAGCCTCGGGCAAAGTCACCCGCTTGCAGGCCCCATTGATGTCTTCAGAGGAACTGGAAGCTTTCCTGAACCGCATGAGGGGTGAAGCATGA
- a CDS encoding cysteine desulfurase family protein yields MTSYLDFSASTPCDERVVQAMLPFFTNHFANPASTLHLPGRQAKNAVEQAREQVAELLGAFSSEIIFTSGASESNNLALLGVARKHAGKRRKILTTAIEHKAILNLKDPLARAGFELVVLPVTPTGRLDLEVLTSHLNDEVLMVSVQAANNEIGTLQDIPSITEMAHQVGAYMHTDATQYIGQLPLDVIDWDVDLLSLSGHKLYGPKGVGALFVRGGASGIPLEPLIYGGGQEWNLRAGTTNVPGVVGLGMAARIMREEGRAIQQHLLTLRARLLDGLSDIPDLHFHGDPEHILPGVVNMRLPQDSEILMAHLQSYALSNGSACRTGALEPSYVIQALGCSVPEAYRALRISLGRTTSVKEVDLFVQDLKREVLENPVF; encoded by the coding sequence ATGACCAGTTATCTGGATTTCAGTGCCTCCACCCCCTGCGATGAACGGGTGGTGCAGGCCATGCTGCCCTTTTTTACGAATCATTTTGCGAATCCTGCCAGCACCCTGCACCTTCCGGGCAGGCAAGCCAAAAATGCTGTCGAGCAGGCCAGAGAACAGGTGGCAGAGCTGCTGGGTGCATTTTCCAGCGAAATCATCTTCACCAGTGGAGCCAGCGAGAGCAACAATCTGGCCCTCCTGGGGGTGGCCCGAAAGCACGCAGGAAAACGCCGAAAAATCCTCACCACAGCCATCGAGCACAAAGCCATTTTGAACCTGAAAGACCCTCTGGCCAGAGCAGGCTTTGAACTGGTGGTTTTGCCAGTCACTCCCACTGGACGGTTGGATCTGGAGGTCCTGACCTCCCACCTGAACGACGAAGTGTTGATGGTCAGCGTGCAAGCAGCCAACAACGAAATTGGGACCTTGCAGGACATTCCCAGCATCACTGAGATGGCCCATCAGGTGGGAGCTTACATGCACACCGATGCCACGCAGTACATCGGACAACTTCCCTTGGATGTGATTGACTGGGATGTGGATTTGCTGTCGCTCAGTGGACACAAACTGTACGGTCCCAAAGGGGTGGGGGCACTTTTTGTGCGCGGAGGGGCCTCTGGCATTCCTCTGGAACCGCTGATTTACGGCGGAGGTCAGGAATGGAATTTGCGTGCTGGAACCACCAACGTGCCCGGTGTGGTGGGTCTGGGCATGGCTGCCCGAATCATGCGCGAAGAGGGGAGGGCCATTCAGCAACACCTGCTGACCCTGCGTGCACGGTTGCTGGATGGTCTGTCTGACATTCCTGACCTCCATTTTCATGGAGATCCAGAGCACATCCTGCCCGGTGTGGTGAACATGCGTTTGCCACAGGACAGCGAAATCCTGATGGCCCACCTGCAAAGCTACGCCCTCAGCAACGGTTCGGCTTGCCGGACGGGTGCACTGGAACCCTCATATGTGATTCAGGCTCTGGGGTGCTCTGTTCCAGAGGCTTACCGGGCCTTGCGGATTTCTCTGGGACGCACCACTTCGGTAAAGGAGGTGGACCTTTTTGTGCAGGACCTGAAGAGGGAAGTGCTGGAAAACCCGGTTTTTTAA
- a CDS encoding HNH endonuclease: MNARRTLAFLLRQESKTNTYKFALVRALNDLALGYCALRVPEPYIAIPLRKIAELWLSYYWAFCDPQNPVLQGPVTVRDGVVRQDISFRKSLTDLRARVESAGLLGSDPSGGHLVHQMVQFDPQHSAVGLGMLYQRAIKDIMVAVRKPIEFSGAGKSHALFLKPARLQELTQVTPFPESHPLEVCVPVPAEIWSELQENSVLIGALTLQEWAKFVGDLRSEPSSTGDAFNLLTLTPTERTSLSYERNQLRVLMLEGMLTRCPWSRKPLKPDDFDVDHLIPVSILPINEWWNLLPADPQFNRHVKRARMVDAEDRALVESRLRHLFHAYREVDSLGGQVQRDALKRFGLSAWDSDRLASEVTHMSLQVADFRQAERFRVMV, encoded by the coding sequence ATGAATGCCCGTCGCACGCTTGCGTTCCTGCTCCGACAGGAAAGCAAAACCAACACCTACAAATTTGCGCTGGTGCGTGCACTCAACGATCTGGCCCTCGGATATTGCGCCTTGCGTGTCCCAGAGCCTTACATTGCCATCCCATTGCGCAAAATTGCTGAGCTCTGGCTGTCTTACTACTGGGCGTTTTGTGATCCACAAAATCCTGTTTTGCAGGGTCCGGTCACTGTGCGTGATGGGGTGGTCCGTCAGGACATTTCATTTCGCAAATCCTTGACCGACCTGAGGGCCAGAGTGGAATCGGCAGGTCTGCTGGGCTCCGATCCCTCTGGTGGGCATCTGGTGCACCAGATGGTCCAGTTTGACCCTCAACACAGTGCTGTGGGACTCGGGATGCTCTACCAGAGGGCCATCAAGGACATCATGGTGGCGGTGCGCAAACCCATCGAGTTCTCAGGGGCAGGAAAATCCCACGCTCTGTTTTTAAAACCGGCCAGACTTCAGGAATTGACGCAAGTCACGCCCTTTCCAGAGAGCCACCCTCTGGAGGTGTGTGTTCCGGTGCCTGCCGAAATCTGGAGTGAGCTGCAAGAGAATTCTGTGTTGATCGGGGCACTGACCTTGCAGGAGTGGGCCAAATTTGTGGGAGACCTGAGATCCGAGCCTTCCAGCACTGGAGATGCTTTCAACCTGCTGACCCTCACCCCCACCGAGCGAACCAGCCTGTCTTATGAACGCAATCAACTCCGGGTGCTGATGCTTGAAGGGATGCTCACCCGTTGTCCATGGTCCAGAAAACCCCTCAAACCCGATGATTTTGATGTGGACCACCTGATTCCCGTCTCGATTTTGCCCATCAACGAATGGTGGAATTTGCTGCCTGCCGATCCGCAATTCAACCGCCATGTCAAACGGGCGCGCATGGTGGATGCAGAAGATCGGGCTCTGGTGGAGTCCCGTTTGCGTCACCTGTTTCATGCTTATCGGGAGGTGGACAGTCTGGGAGGTCAGGTCCAAAGGGACGCCCTGAAACGCTTCGGTCTGTCTGCGTGGGATTCGGACCGTCTGGCTTCCGAAGTCACCCACATGAGTTTGCAGGTGGCAGATTTCAGGCAAGCCGAGCGTTTCAGGGTGATGGTTTAA
- a CDS encoding ATP-binding protein has protein sequence MGIKAEDLPKVFERYFCSGCSLLGEEPGGTGLPIAKWIVEGHGGEIRLQSELGVETEVVDGDGSSARVGFLQGWA, from the coding sequence ATTGGCATCAAAGCCGAAGACCTGCCCAAGGTGTTTGAACGGTACTTCTGCTCTGGCTGTTCCTTGCTGGGGGAAGAGCCGGGCGGCACCGGGCTTCCAATTGCGAAGTGGATTGTGGAAGGACATGGTGGGGAGATCCGCCTGCAAAGTGAACTCGGGGTGGAGACAGAAGTGGTGGATGGGGACGGAAGTTCTGCCAGAGTTGGGTTTCTGCAAGGGTGGGCCTGA
- a CDS encoding sensor histidine kinase: MPLSPAPSTLNQVQHLAFGLALLVAFLGLLVFCGWVFDVPLLRSPGPFPTPMGPVASLGFFLSGTALALLNTRWGPQVRQTIAWLLTALGSGIVLAHLSGQPQVIQWVQRTLAPAAEGLSPIPIVTGINWLMVGLTFHVWHHPAAPHKWIGERTLFVVFSVALLSLLGYLFGLQEFNLFGTSIRMAFNTSLLFMLLSTAFLCSKPQSSLVWLLLKPSSGGKTLRLLLPAAILTPILLSWMRFEGIQHQWLTPELGATLVTVGNVLVFMFLVRSLSWTLDHSDTQQAQTANQLRNSEEKYRAINQTAADAILILDRQGQLIEWNPLAAQLFGHPLNPQGQLGLQNLLVSPPALDPDLTGITSRESEGICQDGTRFPLEYSLARWSVPDGTFFTVIARDITERKKAEEDLKRLNESLDQRARDLNQDLVRKTEQLEFTNKELEAFAFSISHDLRTPLRSINGFSQALLEDYHDKLDQEGQSYLDRIRKASDRMGHLIDDILHLSRITRSEMRHVPVSLSRLGEDIIEELQTIQPDRKVEVTIEDQMTVVGDPSLLRMVVQNLLGNAWKFTAKTPNAKIHFGQRDLEGRTVFFVSDNGAGFNMENANKLFGVFQRLHRTSEFEGNGVGLASVQRILHRHGGHITAVGKVGEGATFTFTVGNA; the protein is encoded by the coding sequence ATGCCGCTCTCCCCTGCACCCTCAACCCTGAATCAGGTGCAGCATCTGGCCTTCGGTCTGGCTTTGCTGGTGGCCTTCCTTGGACTTCTGGTGTTTTGTGGATGGGTTTTTGATGTGCCCTTGCTGCGCAGCCCCGGTCCATTCCCCACCCCCATGGGTCCTGTGGCCTCTCTGGGATTCTTCCTGAGTGGAACGGCACTCGCATTGCTGAACACAAGATGGGGTCCACAGGTTCGGCAGACCATCGCATGGTTGTTGACTGCACTGGGAAGCGGCATCGTTCTGGCCCACCTCTCAGGTCAACCGCAGGTCATCCAGTGGGTGCAGCGCACCCTCGCTCCCGCAGCAGAAGGGTTGTCGCCCATTCCCATTGTCACAGGCATCAACTGGTTGATGGTGGGGCTCACTTTTCATGTGTGGCACCATCCGGCAGCCCCCCACAAATGGATCGGCGAAAGAACCCTGTTTGTGGTGTTTTCGGTGGCCTTGCTCTCCTTGCTGGGCTACCTGTTCGGGTTGCAAGAATTCAACCTGTTTGGCACCTCCATTCGCATGGCCTTCAACACCAGTTTGCTGTTCATGTTGCTCAGCACAGCGTTTTTGTGTTCCAAACCCCAGAGCTCTCTGGTGTGGTTGCTGCTGAAGCCTTCTTCGGGTGGAAAAACCCTGCGGTTGCTGCTTCCTGCGGCCATCCTGACACCCATTCTGCTGTCTTGGATGCGGTTTGAAGGCATCCAACACCAGTGGCTCACCCCAGAGTTGGGGGCCACACTGGTGACCGTGGGCAACGTGCTGGTTTTCATGTTTCTGGTGCGGTCCCTGTCCTGGACCCTTGACCACTCCGACACCCAGCAGGCCCAGACCGCCAACCAATTGCGAAACAGCGAAGAAAAATACCGTGCGATCAACCAGACGGCAGCAGATGCCATTTTGATTCTGGACAGGCAAGGCCAACTGATCGAATGGAACCCTCTGGCCGCACAGCTTTTCGGGCATCCGCTGAACCCACAAGGCCAACTGGGCCTCCAGAATTTGCTGGTGTCCCCTCCTGCACTGGACCCTGACCTGACCGGGATCACCTCCCGGGAAAGCGAAGGCATCTGTCAGGACGGAACCCGGTTTCCTCTGGAGTATTCTCTGGCACGCTGGTCTGTTCCTGATGGCACGTTTTTCACGGTGATTGCCCGAGACATCACCGAGCGCAAAAAGGCCGAAGAAGACCTGAAACGGCTGAATGAAAGCCTCGATCAACGGGCCAGAGACCTCAATCAGGATCTGGTGCGCAAAACCGAACAGCTGGAATTCACCAACAAGGAGCTGGAAGCTTTTGCTTTCAGCATCTCACACGATCTGCGAACCCCTTTGCGCAGCATCAACGGCTTCAGTCAGGCTTTGCTGGAAGATTACCACGACAAACTGGATCAGGAAGGCCAGTCGTATCTGGACCGGATTCGCAAGGCCAGTGACCGCATGGGGCACCTGATTGATGACATCCTGCACCTGTCGCGGATCACCCGCAGCGAGATGCGCCATGTGCCTGTCAGCCTTTCCAGACTTGGAGAGGACATCATCGAAGAGTTGCAAACCATTCAGCCAGACCGCAAAGTGGAGGTCACCATTGAAGACCAGATGACGGTGGTGGGAGACCCTTCCTTGCTGCGGATGGTGGTGCAGAACCTGCTCGGGAATGCTTGGAAGTTCACAGCCAAAACCCCGAATGCAAAAATTCACTTTGGGCAGCGCGACTTGGAGGGCAGGACGGTTTTCTTCGTCTCGGACAACGGAGCTGGATTCAACATGGAAAATGCAAACAAACTGTTCGGGGTGTTCCAGAGGTTGCACCGCACTTCGGAGTTTGAAGGAAACGGGGTGGGTCTGGCCAGTGTGCAACGCATTTTGCACCGTCACGGTGGGCACATCACCGCTGTGGGCAAGGTCGGTGAGGGGGCCACGTTCACATTCACGGTGGGGAATGCCTGA